Part of the Limihaloglobus sulfuriphilus genome is shown below.
GACAGAGAGTAAAGAGAAATAAAAATAAAAAACCTTGTATTTCACTACGCGGCAGATTAAAGTATAAATATTGAAATTATGAGTAAACAAGCAGAAACTTTAACAAGAGGTACTAATATGAAAAGCTCCTACCTTATAACAGCCCTGACCCTTGTATTGACAGCCGCATGCTTTGCCAACTCCTCGCCGACTGTTACCAGTGTTTCTGCGAGGCAGCGGACTGACGGCAGCGGGATCGTGGACATCTGGTACACCCTCAGCGACGCGGATAGTGACCGGTGCGGCATCAGTATTTCCGTAAGTGACGACCAAGGAACCACATGGGATGTTTCCGCAAGCTCATTTAAGGGTGATTTAGGAGAAGATATTTACCCAGGCCGCCGTCACATTATCTGGTACTCAAAGTCCGACCTCCCCGGCGAGTACGGCACAAACTACAGGATAAAGGTGATGGCTCTAAGAAAAGATGTATTAATTAATGGAAATCAGATAAACGAATTAGAACCGTATAATAAGGCTTGGTATGTTGATTTTCAAGGCTGGGTTCCAGGCGAATATTGGTTTATAAATAATGAAGGTTTAAATGTTGTAGGAAGTGGAGATTATATTCCTGCGATTACCACAGTTTACACTGATTTCTCAACCCTTTGGGTGAAAGTGAAGATGAGAATGGAACATTACAGTGAGGGTGGAATAATTATTACTGATAATCCTATCGGATCACAACCACTTTTTAATTACCTGTCAGTTTGCTGTCGTCCAATATGGACAGATATATTTGTTAATTATGTAAAAAACGGAGAACAATTTCATGAACAAATTTGTGAAGGTTGCATATACCCATGGACCTGGTTTGATATTTCTATTAAAATAGCGGACAATCATCTCAAAGTAAAGATTAACGAATTAGAAGAAAAAGAAATCACATTTAAAGATTTAAGTTTTGATGAAAATTACAAACTCACAATTTTTGGCAAAAAAGATTGGCTTTCTGGAATTTCAGACATCACTTTCAATAAACTTATTGTTTACTCAGCTCTTGAATCAGTTGGTTGCGGAGTTTCAAATGTCTTTAATGTAAACAACCGGGATTCAATTACAGTAAATGCCGTGAACAACTGGGACGGCACGGTAACGGTTACCTGGACTGATCGGGGGGGTGTCCGCCTTATCCGACAGGAAGTCGGTAATACTTCAAATGAAACCGGCTGGTCGGTTAATGGGGGTTACTTCAAGGATACTCTCCAGCCCTCCGGGTTCAAGAAAAAGTATGTCTATATTATCAGAAACCTGAGCGGAACGGAGCTCGGACGCAGCGGCGAAGTCATGCCGGACATTGTTGTCGTTTTGATTCGGGGTTATGATCCCAATCCTATAGGTGATGGAATTAGCGATAAATATTGGACATCTGATAGTGGAGAGCAAAACAAAGGATTGGTTGCAAATGTTCACAGCTGGTTTGAAGAAAGCGAGAGAAATATCACATGTTGGGATGCCAGTACAATGTTAAGTGGAGAAAAAAATGTTGAATGGAACTGCGAAGTACTTGACGACTTCATCTCTCAAAATAGAACAGGCGATTATGAAAATGCGAAAGTTAATTTAATTGGCCATAGTATGGGTGGTTTGATTTCAAGGCGATATGCTTATGAACAGGATGCATATATTCAAAATGTTATTTGTATTCAGACTCCGCATACAGGTTCACCTCTGGCAGACATTGCTGGCTGGTTTGCAGGTGAGGCAGGGGAAAATTTAAAACCCAGTTTTTTAAAGACATTCAATGATGATTACCCCCTTGACAAAACGACACTGTACTCATTCTATAGCGATAATTATACAGATGTCTTAGGCAAATTTTTATATAGAAAAGCAAACTCACATATTACATCTTCCCCTCAATTCACACAATATGACGAGCAAAGTGACGGTGCGGTGCCCTTGCTTTCCGGTTATGGCTGGATTTATAAAAAAGACACATATGGTGATCCCAATTATGGCACTTATGTTGAACAATGGTTACCACTAATAGCCGTAGGTCCAATGAAAGATACTTGCAATAATGGATTTGATCATTCTACAGGTTACCGACACCCAGACACATTAAATAAAATCATGGAATGGCTGGGTTATCCGCAGGCAGACAAATTTTATTTTCAAAAGATGAAAATACAGGGCTTGGAACAAAGCGATCCAGAAAATTTGCCTCTATATTTCATCAATGGTTTTACAGGTCAGTTTCACAACGCTCAGCCAGTATCAAACACGGTTAAAATTGGCACCTCAAGCAACGCATATTTCCGTGCAATAGTCACTGATCCTAATGCTGTATTCACATTAATTGATCCGGATTCGGAAGTGATTGACCCTGTAACTGCTGATTCGGATCCCAATATCATCTATGATCAAGAAAACGGTATTATGGCTTATGAGATTGTTAATCCGAACACAGGGACATGGACACTGAGCCTAACCACTCTTATGACAGAACTTAACAGCGTAGAATACGGTTTGACAGTATTTGAAGACCAGTTTGTCGCATTTTCAGTAACAGGAGAAAAGGATTGGGCAAATAGTGGACAGGCCATGTTTTTAATGGCAGAAATAGCGGATAACGCTGGAGCTGTAACCGGGGCAGCCGTTAACGCTGATATAGTTCTGCCTGATGATACTGTAGAGAGCATTACATTTGTTGATGACGGGACTGGCGGTGATGCTGTTTCGGGTGATGGGATTTCCAGTTACACATTTACGACAACTGAGATCAGCGGTAAATATAATGTCCGGGCTTATGCAAGCGGTACAACGGCTTCGTCTGACAGTTTTGAACGATCTGCTGTTGCTACATTTACCGTTTCTCAAGCTGACATTGCTGTTTCAGGTTCCATATCAGAAGAAGGGGTTGATACCAACCAGAACGCGTTTTATGATCTCTTGCGGTTTACAGTACCGGTTCAGGTCTCACTTGACGGGGCTTACAGACTGACAGCATCCCTGCTCGATTCAAATTCTGAAACAGTCAGTCTGGTCAATTCAGGCACGCTCCGATTGACGAGTGAATCAGGTTCGATAACCGTTGATGTCCCGGCCGAAGATATCGTAAATAACGGCGCTGCCGGTCCATATATCCTCCACGGAATAAAGATATCTGACGGAGATTCAGGGCTGACTATTGCTGCTGCTGAGAATTATACAACGGCCGGATATCTGATTTCTGATTTTGAGCCAAAGGATACTGACAAGGACGGTCTGCCGGATGTTTTAGAGCTATCTATCGGAACGCTTATTGATAACCCTGATACTGACGGTGACGGCGTAACGGATTATGAGGAGATTGCCTATGGCGGAGACCCGACCAGATACGATCCGCTGACCGATTCTAATCCTTTTGAGGCCGTTACAGACGGCGACGGCATGACAGACGGCTACGAAATAAAATATGGTTTGAATCCGCTGATTGATGACACTCTGCTGGATCTCGATGGCGACGGGCTGAGTAATATTTACGAGTATGAAAATCAACTTCGTCCAGACAAAATTGATACTGACGATGACGGCAGAAACGATAAGTGGGAAATTGACAACGGCCGTGATCCTCTTGTTTATGATGAATATCCGAGAAATGATGCGGACATAGACCTCAACGCGGTTATCAATCGGCTTGATCTGTTGATTCTATGCAGCCAGTGGATGGATGCCCCCGGTACTCCATCGGCAGATATCGCACCTCACGGCGGTGACGGTATTGTTAATTTCCTCGATTTTGCCGTCCTTTCCGGTTCGTGGTTAAGTGAGGTAATCGCACCTCAAGAGTTGAGCGAAGATTTTGAAAGCGAAGATTTTGAAAGCGGAGATTTCAGCGCCAATCCATAGCAGCTCAGCGGAAATGCCTACTGGTCAGTGGTATCCGATACTGTATATGAAGGCTCGTATGCCGCAAAGTCGGGCTCTATCAGCCACAGTCAGACGACAATACTGGAAATTACTCTGGATACGGAGTTTGAAAATATCAGCTTCTATTGTAAAGTTTCCAGTGAGTCCGGATGGGACTTTCTGAGGTTTTATATAGACGGTGCATAACAGGACAAGCGGTCCGGCACAGCAGACTGGACGCAGCAGACATATTCTATCACACCGGGTGAGCATACGTTTAAATGGTCTTACACAAAGGACGGCTCTGTCAGCAGCGGCTCAGACTGCTGCTGGATTGACAGTGTGCGAATTTACAGTGAACAGTAAACGATCTACGCCACATGTTTAAAATCTGCCCCTGCATTCTTTGATTTTCTTTAGAGTGCGGGGGCAAGCGTCATCGCGATGCCGCTTTGTAACCTTGAAGGCTGCTTCTTATAGATTCAAAAAACACGGGAAAACAAACTAAAGTTTGAATTCTAACTAAAATCGCCTCTCACCTCGCTTCGCCTGTTGTTCCGTGTTCTCCAGGGGAAAATATCACACACCACGCCGGGGGATTTAAAATTCTATGGTTGAATTCCGCTCTCTGCTGTGCTATAATGAGTGGGAAATAACAGCCGAGCGTGATGTTGTTATATTAGATTAGTTATTGTTTTATATGGAGTTATGAGAATGACAGAGAACCACCTTATCCTCGCAGTACACATTACTGAACGCCTTAAACACGCGGTAGAGATACAGAATGTCCTGACAAAGTTCGGTGATGTCATAAAAACCCGTATCGGGCTGCACGAAGTTGACGGGCAGTTGTCTTCGCCAAACGGCGTTTTGCTGCTTGAATGTACCGGGGACGAAGAGAAATATTCCGCTCTTTGCGATGCGCTTCAGGCTGTTACCGGTGTGGAGATCAAAAAGATAGTTTTCTCCCATTAATTCATGCAGGACCTACATAAAGACCTCAAATCTCTTACTTTAGATC
Proteins encoded:
- a CDS encoding alpha/beta fold hydrolase; this translates as MALRKDVLINGNQINELEPYNKAWYVDFQGWVPGEYWFINNEGLNVVGSGDYIPAITTVYTDFSTLWVKVKMRMEHYSEGGIIITDNPIGSQPLFNYLSVCCRPIWTDIFVNYVKNGEQFHEQICEGCIYPWTWFDISIKIADNHLKVKINELEEKEITFKDLSFDENYKLTIFGKKDWLSGISDITFNKLIVYSALESVGCGVSNVFNVNNRDSITVNAVNNWDGTVTVTWTDRGGVRLIRQEVGNTSNETGWSVNGGYFKDTLQPSGFKKKYVYIIRNLSGTELGRSGEVMPDIVVVLIRGYDPNPIGDGISDKYWTSDSGEQNKGLVANVHSWFEESERNITCWDASTMLSGEKNVEWNCEVLDDFISQNRTGDYENAKVNLIGHSMGGLISRRYAYEQDAYIQNVICIQTPHTGSPLADIAGWFAGEAGENLKPSFLKTFNDDYPLDKTTLYSFYSDNYTDVLGKFLYRKANSHITSSPQFTQYDEQSDGAVPLLSGYGWIYKKDTYGDPNYGTYVEQWLPLIAVGPMKDTCNNGFDHSTGYRHPDTLNKIMEWLGYPQADKFYFQKMKIQGLEQSDPENLPLYFINGFTGQFHNAQPVSNTVKIGTSSNAYFRAIVTDPNAVFTLIDPDSEVIDPVTADSDPNIIYDQENGIMAYEIVNPNTGTWTLSLTTLMTELNSVEYGLTVFEDQFVAFSVTGEKDWANSGQAMFLMAEIADNAGAVTGAAVNADIVLPDDTVESITFVDDGTGGDAVSGDGISSYTFTTTEISGKYNVRAYASGTTASSDSFERSAVATFTVSQADIAVSGSISEEGVDTNQNAFYDLLRFTVPVQVSLDGAYRLTASLLDSNSETVSLVNSGTLRLTSESGSITVDVPAEDIVNNGAAGPYILHGIKISDGDSGLTIAAAENYTTAGYLISDFEPKDTDKDGLPDVLELSIGTLIDNPDTDGDGVTDYEEIAYGGDPTRYDPLTDSNPFEAVTDGDGMTDGYEIKYGLNPLIDDTLLDLDGDGLSNIYEYENQLRPDKIDTDDDGRNDKWEIDNGRDPLVYDEYPRNDADIDLNAVINRLDLLILCSQWMDAPGTPSADIAPHGGDGIVNFLDFAVLSGSWLSEVIAPQELSEDFESEDFESGDFSANP